A genomic stretch from Alosa sapidissima isolate fAloSap1 chromosome 3, fAloSap1.pri, whole genome shotgun sequence includes:
- the smarcd2 gene encoding SWI/SNF-related matrix-associated actin-dependent regulator of chromatin subfamily D member 2 isoform X2, with translation MPPNRGVPMPGMGGMGGPMPGPSYGGGMPMRSGMGPSPMDPTRKRLLQPHSAGMAGLRRGGKRRKMADKVLPQRIRDLVPESQAYMDLLAFERKLDQTIARKRMEIQEAIKKPITQKRKLRIYISNTYTPAKPEGEEAEKVASWELRVEGKLLEDPGKQKRKFSSFFKSLVIELDKELYGPDNHLVEWHRLPTTQETDGFQVKRPGDINVKCTLLLMLDHQPPQYKLDPRLARLLGVHTQTRASIMQALWLYIKNNKLQDSHEKEYINCNRYFRQIFTCTRMKFSEIPLKLAGLLQHPDPIVINHMISVDPNDQKKTACFDIDVEVDDPLKGQMTSFLSSTTNQQEIATLEMKIHETIESINQLKTQRDFMLSFSTNPQDFIQDWLKSQSRDLKLMTDVASNPEEERRTEFYQAPWVPEAVGRYVYSKVQQRRQELEQVLGIRLT, from the exons ATGCCCCCCAACAGAGGAGTGCCCATGCCAGGGATGGGGGGCATGGGGGGCCCGATGCCAGGCCCGTCGTACGGCGGTGGGATGCCCATGCGCTCGGGCATGGGACCGTCTCCTATGGATCCCACACGCAAACGACTCCTCCAGCCACACTCAGCAGGGATGGCCGGCCTCAGGAGAGG TGGAAAACGACGAAAGATGGCAGACAAGGTGCTCCCACAGCGG ATCCGAGACCTGGTCCCTGAATCCCAGGCTTACATGGACCTGCTGGCCTTCGAGAGGAAGCTTGACCAGACCATCGCTCGCAAGCGCATGGAGATCCAGGAGGCCATCAAGAAGCCCATCACG CAAAAGCGCAAACTGAGGATCTACATCtcaaacacctacacacctgCAAAGCCCGAGGGCGAGGAGGCCGAGAAAGTGGCATCATGGGAACTCCGAGTGGAAGGCAAACTATTGGAagac CCAGGAAAACAGAAGAGGAAGTTCTCCTCCTTCTTCAAAAGCCTGGTGATCGAACTGGACAAGGAGCTATACGGGCCAGACAACCATCTGGTGGAG TGGCACAGGCTCCCCACCACCCAGGAGACGGACGGCTTCCAGGTGAAGCGGCCAGGTGACATCAACGTCAAGTGCACCCTCCTGCTGATGCTGGACCACCAG cccccccagtATAAGCTGGACCCTCGTCTGGCGCGGTTGTTGGGGGTGCACACCCAGACACGCGCCAGCATCATGCAAGCCCTGTGGCTCTACATCAAGAACAACAAGCTGCAGGACAGCCACGAGAAGGAGTACATCAACTGCAACCGCTACTTCAGACAG ATCTTTACCTGCACTCGTATGAAGTTCTCTGAGATCCCCCTCAAGCTGGCCGGCCTTCTGCAGCACCCTGACCCCATTGTCATCAACCACatgatcag tGTGGATCCTAATGACCAGAAGAAGACGGCGTGCTTTGACATTGATGTGGAGGTGGACGACCCCCTGAAGGGCCAGATGACCAGCTTCCTGTCCTCCACCACCAACCAACAGGAGATCGCCACACTTGAGATGAAG ATCCATGAGACCATTGAGTCCATCAACCAGCTGAAGACCCAGAGGGACTTCATGCTGAGCTTCAGCACCAACCCCCAGGACTTCATCCAGGACTGGCTCAAGTCCCAGAGCAGGGACCTCAAG TTGATGACTGACGTTGCGAGCAACCCGGAGGAGGAGAGGCGCACAGAGTTCTACCAGGCCCCCTGGGTCCCCGAGGCAGTCGGACGCTACGTCTACTCCAAG gtaCAGCAGAGGAGACAGGAACTCGAGCAGGTTTTAGGAATCAGGCTCACCTGA